In Nomia melanderi isolate GNS246 chromosome 5, iyNomMela1, whole genome shotgun sequence, a single genomic region encodes these proteins:
- the Glg1 gene encoding Golgi apparatus protein 1, with product MEYMTNLKSILFVICIHLSMLNCAHVARTSFKDVSANNGDVIPSISWVFSNSVDNAIRVKRASVLSSYLPPKCRQNLSQLCNEVNINNDELTLLECIQTFKPTEVSSIDDECRQAIWAYILNITDNLNIERLAKKTCGKELDDLNCSTSDNKHGAYLSCLIDKREKVKDPKCIAYILRLEWIAFSDFRIITPFSSDCKYDITKFNCDKVQPYRDISQGQVLACLQEHVNDLQVQCKRHILHVSEIQAENVELDRQLYMACEQDRIKLCPNIRPGSGQVYKCLMQHKTDRSMTATCQEQLARRGKLIASDYRISKGLVKACKEDIRSNHCRRSFEDKNIRLAQILLCLESAAKNGSKIDGNCQAEMFDHRKLLMEDYRLSPEIVDGCANDITTFCNSLEVGGTTIHCLMEHTRPRRKKSRVSTKCQRALEDLIKETDAGEDWRIDPVLREQCQPVVNSACRDIRGGDARVISCLMEQLGTNRMTEACETALVQIQYFVARDFKLDPQLYRACKFDATRLCHARNAWASDGRQMDPERGPLVLPCLYRHVYHPQKNLTLRTECIEEIRRVMRQRAVNVDLQPEIEEVCLNELASYCYDKTAKGEEILCLQDNLDSLNKNCKLAVGNFTEEQAERVELNPIISAACQHIMERHCEEVLKYGKDEGDMMECLIEHKNDLDIRSDYKCKAAVEHFQLISLKNYHFTYKFKEACRPSVKRWCPKSKTKAEVIECLSTIVQEDIMKDTQNHIPKECRQQLRAQLYQQRENIHFDPILQAQCVDDIKQYCLNVEAGNSQILECLAAHKSKLSDACHKQLFKVRKQEFQDSSSDFALLNTCRVMVRQFCHDVSRSQALDCLKRYKDEPTFDEKCKNIVIRRMIEQNTDYRFNTALQAACSSDINKHCKEVLLHEPTDKELEGKVIGCLKIKFREAKLQTKCEHQMTNILREAALNYHLNPLLATMCAHEIETICRADENDPGAVEECLKMEFNLGNRDMKEECRLEIADLIEQTRADINADPLLQKACAIDVSKYCSDVPQGGGRHIMCLQDVLEDNNKYLRPDCYKMLTTRIEMFRNAVKLIAPNSIRELYSTVNRSPARRYFIIVTLTAIGLIFITGLFCGRVTRRTMMMKNK from the exons ATGGAATATATGACTAATTTAAAAAGCATTTTATTTGTGATTTGTATACACTTATCGATGCTAAACTGTGCTCATGTAGCAAGGACTTCTTTTAAAGATGTATCTGCGAACAACGGTGACGTTATTCCAAGTATAAGCTGGGTATTCAGTAATTCTGTTGACAATGCCATTAGGGTTAAGAGAGCAAGTGTGCTCAGTTCTTATTTACCTCCTAAATGTCGGCAGAATTTGAGTCAACTATGCaatgaagtaaatataaataatgacgAATTAACGTTGTTAGAATGCATTCAAACTTTCAAG CCGACTGAAGTATCTAGCATTGATGATGAATGTCGTCAAGCAATTTGGGCATATATCTTAAATATTACTGATAATTTAAACATAGAACGATTAGCTAAGAAAACTTGTGGTAAAGAATTAGATGATCTGAACTGCTCTACATCTGATAACAAGCATGGTGCATACTTATCTTGTTTAAttgataaaagagaaaaagtgaAGGATCCTAAATGCATCGCATATATTCTACGATTAGAATGGATTGCATTTAGCGATTTCAGGATTATAACTCCATTCTCTTCCGACTGTAAATatgatattacaaaatttaattgcgATAAAGTACAGCCATATCGTGATATATCCCAGGGACAAGTATTAGCTTGTTTACAAGAACATGTTAATGATCTTCAAGTTCAGTGTAAACGACATATACTTCATGTATCTGAAATACAAGCAGAAAATGTAGAGTTAGACCGACAATTATACATGGCTTGTGAGCAGGATCGTATAAAATTGTGCCCAAACATTAGGCCAGGTAGTGGTCAAGTATATAAATGTTTGATGCAACATAAAACAGATAGATCCATGACAGCAACATGTCAAGAACAACTTGCAAGAAGAGGAAAATTAATAGCATCTGATTATCGAATTAGTAAAGGGCTGGTTAAAGCTTGTAAAGAAGATATACGAAGTAATCACTGTAGGAGGTCTtttgaagataaaaatataagacTCGCacaaattcttctttgtttggAATCGGCAGCAAAAAATGGTAGCAAAATCGATGGTAATTGCCAGGCTGAAATGTTTGATCATAGAAAATTGTTAATGGAGGATTATAGATTGTCCCCAGAAATAGTCGATGGATGTGCCAATGATATTACAACATTTTGTAACAGTCTTGAAGTTGGTGGTACAACGATTCACTGCTTAATGGAACATACTAGACCCAGAAGAAAGAAGTCGAGGGTATCTACCAAGTGCCAAAGAGcg tTAGAAGATTTAATTAAGGAAACAGATGCTGGAGAAGACTGGAGAATCGATCCTGTTCTACGAGAACAATGTCAACCTGTTGTCAATTCAGCATGCAGAGAT ATACGTGGAGGCGACGCTAGAGTAATATCTTGTCTAATGGAACAACTTGGTACAAATAGAATGACAGAAGCTTGTGAAACTGCTTTAGttcaaatacaatattttgtagCTCGAGATTTTAAATTAGATCCGCAATTGTACAGAGCATGTAAATTTGATGCAACACGATTATGTCATGCAAGAAATGCATGGGCTAGCGATGGAAGACAAATGGATCCGGAACGAGGACCTCTTGTCTTACCATGTTTATATAGACATGTATACCATCCTCAAAAAAATTTGACG TTACGAACAGAGTGTATTGAAGAAATTAGACGTGTGATGAGACAAAGAGCTGTAAATGTCGATTTACAACCTGAAATTGAAGAAGTTTGTCTAAATGAATTAGCATCGTATTGCTATGATAAAACTGCAAAAGGAGAAGAAATATTGTGCCTTCAAGATAATTTAGACAG TTTGAACAAAAATTGCAAGTTAGCAGTCGGCAATTTTACAGAAGAACAAGCTGAACGTGTTGAATTGAATCCAATCATTTCTGCAGCTTGTCAACACATTATGGAACGTCATTGCgag GAAGTATTAAAATATGGCAAAGATGAAGGTGATATGATGGAATGTTTAATAGAACACAAAAATGATTTGGACATACGATCTGATTATAAGTGCAAAGCAGCAGTGGAACATTTCCAATTAATATCGTTAAAAAATTATCACTTTACTTATAAATTTAAAGAAGCTTGCAGACCATCTGTTAAAAGATGGTGTCCAAA GTCTAAAACTAAAGCGGAAGTAATAGAGTGTTTAAGCACCATAGTACAAGAAGACATAATGAAAGATACACAAAATCACATACCAAAAGAATGCAGGCAACAATTAAGAGCACAACTTTATCAACAAAGAGAAAATATCCATTTCGATCCAATTTTACAAGCACAATGTGTAGAtgacataaaacaatattgtcTTAATGTTGAAGCAGGCAACTCACAG attcTCGAATGTTTAGCAGCACATAAATCAAAATTATCCGATGCATGCCACAAGCAATTATTTAAAGTAAGAAAACAGGAATTTCAAGATAGCTCAagtgactttgctttattaaacACTTGCCGTGTTATGGTAAGACAATTCTGTCACGACGTAAGTCGCTCGCAGGCATTGGATTGTTTAAAAAGATATAAAGATGAGCCTACTTTTGATGAAAAATGCAAAAACATTGTTATTCGACGAATGATCGAACAAAACACGGATTATAGATTTAACACTGCGTTACAAGCTGCGTGTTCCTCTGATATCAATAAACACTGCAAAGAG GTTTTGTTGCATGAACCGACTGATAAAGAGCTCGAAGGAAAAGTCAttggatgtttaaaaataaagtttcggGAAGCAAAACTTCAAACAAAATGTGAACATCAGATGACTAACATTCTCAGGGAAGCAGCTTTAAATTATCACTTAAATCCATTACTTGCTACAATGTGTGCACATGAG ATTGAAACAATCTGTAGAGCAGATGAAAACGATCCTGGCGCAGTAGAAGAATGTCTAAAAATGGAATTCAATCTTGGTAATAGGGATATGAAGGAAGAATGCCGTCTTGAAATTGCTGACTTGATAGAACAAACAAGAGCAGATATTAATGCAGATCCTTTATTACAAAAAGCGTGTGCTATTGATGTTAGCAAATATTGCAGTGATGTTCCTCAAGGAGGAGGAAGAC atATCATGTGTCTTCAGGATGTATTAGaagataataacaaatatttacgaCCTGACTGTTATAAAATGTTAACCACCAGAATAGAAATGTTTAGAAATGCGGTCAAG ttaattGCTCCAAACTCAATACGAGAATTATATTCAACGGTAAATCGGTCTCCTGCAAGACGATACTTCATAATCGTTACGTTAACAGCGATTGGTCTGATTTTCATTACGGGTTTATTTTGCGGAAGAGTAACGAGAAGAACAATGATGATGAAAAACAAAtga
- the hzg gene encoding CTD small phosphatase herzog: protein MDASSIITQVSRDDELGQFNNEKAQLPQENEVASNGPASGKKPRGRGLLRSLLCCLGRGRGSSSKSSKPSPVQWEDNGYLPPQRTGSQRFLLPPVRHQDMHKKCMVIDLDETLVHSSFKPINNADFVVPVEIDGTVHQVYVLKRPYVDEFLQRMGELYECVLFTASLAKYADPVADLLDRWGVFRARLFRESCVFHRGNYVKDLNKLGRDLQHIIIVDNSPASYIFHPDNAVPVASWFDDMTDSELLDLIPFFEKLSNVENIYTVLCNSNHPYNQIPVVQNSPSPGSGSLGAS, encoded by the exons ATGGACGCATCGTCCATTATCACCCAAGTGTCGCGGGATGACGAGCTAGGCCAGTTTAATAATGAGAAAG CCCAGTTACCGCAAGAGAATGAAGTGGCCAGCAATGGTCCAGCCAGTGGCAAAAAGCCAAGAGGGCGTGGACTTCTGCGATCTCTACTTTGTTGCCTTGGTAGAGGACGTGGAAGTAGTTCAAAAAGTTCAAAACCAAGTCCTGTACAATGGGAGGATAATGGTTACTTACCACCACAAAGGACTGGATCCCAACGGTTTCTTCTCCCACCTGTCAGACATCAGGATATGCACAAGAAGTGCATGGTGATTGATTTGGATGAAACGCTAGTGCATAGTTCTTTCAAACCGATCAACAATGCCGATTTTGTTGTTCCTGTAGAAATTGATGGGACAGTGCATCAAGTATATGTTTTAAAGAGGCCTTATGTGGATGAATTCTTACAGAGAATGGGCGAACTATACGAGTGTGTATTGTTCACAGCAAGTTTAGCTAAG TACGCTGACCCAGTAGCAGATCTACTTGACAGGTGGGGAGTGTTCAGAGCAAGACTGTTTAGAGAATCTTGTGTTTTTCACAGAGGAAATTATgttaaagatttaaataaattaggaCGGGATTTACAAcacattattattgttgataATAGCCCTGCCAGTTACATTTTCCATCCAGACAATGCG GTACCAGTGGCATCATGGTTTGATGATATGACGGATTCAGAACTGTTAgatttaattccattttttgaAAAACTCAGTAATGTGGAAAACATTTATACGGTCTTGTGCAATAGCAATCATCCTTATAATCAAATACCTGTTGTACAGAATAGTCCAAGCCCAGGATCAGGTTCGCTTGGTGCTTCCTAG
- the LOC143174541 gene encoding uncharacterized protein LOC143174541 has translation MRERIRAPQPLPPQPPPPPPPPPPPPPPPPPPPPPPPLPPPRFSPMPPPLLLPPSPLRRSPRLGERRRIGAGTSTQTYPLGVSDTTDIYLTRDSHEKLYLDFRKGVTRSIQQCHRVYLTPCQYNRSFPFRVNVIGES, from the exons ATGAGAGAGCGTATACGCGCG CCACAACCGCTGCCGCCACagccaccaccgccaccaccgccaccgccgccgccgccgccgccgccgccaccaccaccaccaccgccgccactaCCACCTCCACGATTTTCTCCAATGCCGCCACCGCTGCTACTACCGCCGTCACCACTGCGAAGATCACCACGACTCGGCGAACGGAGACGCATAGGCGCGGGCACGAGCACGCAAACGTACCCACTCGGTGTATCCGACACCACTGATATTTACCTCACAAGAGACTCGCATGAGAAACTCTATCTAGATTTTAGAAAAGGTGTAACTCGATCGATCCAGCAGTGTCATAGGGTATACCTGACACCGTGCCAATACAATCGTTCGTTTCCTTTCCGCGTAAATGTAATCGGGGAAAGTTAA